A single genomic interval of Eurosta solidaginis isolate ZX-2024a chromosome 3, ASM4086904v1, whole genome shotgun sequence harbors:
- the Tom7 gene encoding mitochondrial import receptor subunit TOM7 homolog, with protein MALSPGVKERLEVVYDVAKTTFHWGFIPMVLYLGFRKGAEPGMPPLSLLSLLWQ; from the exons ATGGCTTTGTCACCAGGCGTAAAGGAACGTTTAGAAGTTGTTTATGATGTGGCGAAGACTACATTCCATTGGGGATTCATTCCGATGGTGCTTTATCTAG GTTTCCGAAAAGGAGCAGAGCCCGGTATGCCGCCATTGTCACTGTTGAGTTTACTATGGCAATAG